The sequence aatttctaatatttatgggtttaattcctaacatttattggtttaattcctaataaaattggtttaattcctaatatttaattttggttaattggtttaattcctaatattattaaataaaattatttaattttattttttaaatatttattgcgggtatgcgggtacccgcggATACCCTCTACCCGCGATTTTTGAGGATGcgatacccgcacccgaccctccacccgaattttgcgggtatcgggtacccgatacccgcgcgggtatcgggacgggtgagggtatacccgatacccgcaacccgattttccacccctagCAGAGACGATAAGGATTAGAAGTGAAATTAGAATCCCATTCCCACCGAAGAAAGAGCGGGAGTCCCACATTTATAACGTGTAGAAACATTGAATGATAGACTTGGCGTTATAAGTAACCCAACAAAATTAAATGTGCACACGCATATACATACATGGCCTCAAAATGCTTGTTATTTATAGTGATATTTTCGTGTGGTTTGACGGCTTATTCTCTACCAAACACTTCTGCTGCCAATGCCAATGCCTCGTTTTATAAACCAGGTACTTACGTTTTATTTGGACCGTTggttttttattcattatgtaCCAATTGTTgtgaatattattttttctttagcCTGCGTTTATTtagatggataaatttatctattaaaaatgatgaataatacaaatttatacctttaaatgtctccttactttccaacatttgacacaaaaagagatgctcaccatttttcattccttatttttactttaaggatgaataatattatcacaccaaaaatggagggataatattatccatccttgaagtgaaaataaggataaaaaaaTGATGAACATTTCTTTTTATGTcaaatattgaaaaagaaatgagacatttaaagacataaatgtgtgttattcattatttttcatggataaatttatccattaaaGTAAATGCAGCCTAATAAAAGTTCATACATTTTGGGTCTAAAAGATAGTATTAATACAGAGAAGAGTGACTCTAATGAAATAGTATTATACAGAATTTACTCCGTCTTCTCCAATTCTCTTACTTTGAACATAGGATTTTCGTCAAGTCACTTTTGTCGGTTTGTGTGCGAGGTTAAAGAATTATGATATAATTATATTACTATCTCATCTACAAAATGGTGCATAGAATTCCAAAATTTGTATAATACCTACACTTGGCCATTTCTCCATAAAAAATCTTTGATTTTGAGTTTTGAGGCACATAATTTATGTATATAAGTTGGTTAGTGGCTAACACGTGAATTGCACTACCAGAAACTGACactgaaaattgaaatacaCACGACAAAAGCCGAACCGTGGACTCCAcccttcactctctctctcttaatatTCTCTTCTGCCTCTAATCCACGCCATTACAGCCTCTGATTAAGTTCATAACACGCCATAAACCAGACGTAATTTCGAGTTTAGGGTTTCGAAACATCGATCCCCCTTTTCCAGAATCAGTTCTAGTCTGGTTGTAATTATATTGAAAATATGGGTGATTGTGGTGAAACGGAGCAAGGCGCGTATCTGGACAGCTTGCTGAATCTGGAATCGTTGAGGCAGAGCCTGGTGCGGCAGGAAGACACCATCATCTTCAGCCTGATTGAGAGGTCCAGATATCCGATCAACTCGCGCTTGTACGATCAATCCGCCGCTCCTTCTCTCTTGCGCTTCTTCCTCGAGGAATCCGAAGCTGTTCAAGCTAAGGTGCGTCTGAAATTTCAGAGCTCtgcttttcttcttttttttatgcAAATGGAGGCGTGGATCGATGCTGTAGTTGATAATGATTGTGGAAAAAGCTAGATGAATTGTTGTTTCTTCGGactgtttttaatttattttaaaaatattttccacaTTCCTTAATTGTATTTGGAAAAGtgtaattaatagattttttgtACTAAGAAATGATAAGGAAATGTATAATTATAGCttgatatttaaaaataaaagaattatcaATGGATAAGCAATAATTTGACTTGAGTTGATTAATTACGCTGTTAACAATTTATTTAGGATACACTTTCAagaatcataaaaaataaatcttagAATTTATCAATTAATCGCATTAAGTTATGCTTTCTTAAtgattctttctttttatttcaataGAATTTGTTTGATTTCTTTACCAACTACTAGCTTTTGTTAATTCGTGAGTATCTTCTGCCATTTGatcttgttttatttaattgaaCGTGGCTTATTACATGCAAATGATTCTACACTTGTTgaacaaaataaataactaaCTAATTTCAAATATTCTATGCAAAAACTAACTGAAATTAATATGGCGTTAATTTGCAGGCTGGTCGTTACACTTCACCGGAAGAAAACGCCTTCTTCCCAGATAGTTTACCTCATCCTATGCTGCCTCCTCCTAAGCATAAACCAGTAAAAACTAATCCCAATTCAATCCTCTTCATAAATCTTGACAATTAATAAGATTTATATGTGGAATTCTTTAGGTCTTGCATCCTTCAGGAGCTTGCATCAACATAAATGACAAGATAATCAGTCACTACCTCGAGACGTTGGTCCCTCTCGTTGCTACCAAGGGCGACGATGGCAACTACGCAGCCACTGCAGCCACTGATCTCG comes from Salvia miltiorrhiza cultivar Shanhuang (shh) chromosome 3, IMPLAD_Smil_shh, whole genome shotgun sequence and encodes:
- the LOC131015138 gene encoding chorismate mutase 2; translation: MGDCGETEQGAYLDSLLNLESLRQSLVRQEDTIIFSLIERSRYPINSRLYDQSAAPSLLRFFLEESEAVQAKAGRYTSPEENAFFPDSLPHPMLPPPKHKPVLHPSGACININDKIISHYLETLVPLVATKGDDGNYAATAATDLACLQALSRRIHFGKFVAEVKFRDSPQDYTPAILAKDKEGLMKLLTFESVEEAIKKRVEKKAMVFGQDVGLQENGSRYKVKPALVSQMYGDWLIPLTKFVQVEYLLRRLD